The sequence GCTAATGCCGTTACGTCCATTAAGATTTAGGAACAGTTCATATTCCCCATTTGGGCCTGTCTTAATCACAGCCGAATCAATTTTATTGAGGCGTGCGGTAAATGATTCCGTCAGAGCAACCACTTTCGTGTAGTCTGCTTTCATTGCTCCTTCGGTAAACATGTCCATCGTAATCCCTGGCATTGTCAGCACTTTGGTTCCTTGGCTACTTGCCGATTTTCGAGCGCTTGTATGTGTTAAAGAATGTTGGCAAATGCAAAAACAAATGTCCGCTGCTTTCATCATGTCGGCGACTGTGGACGGCGGTTCTTCCCCTGAACGACTCCGTGTTTGCATTAACACAAAGTCAGCAGCGTAGCCGAGATCGCATAAAGAGTCAAACACGCGCCGGCCAATTTCTTCTTTCTCTAAATCAGCAAGAACAACAACATGCTCGTCCCCTAAAGCTTTTACATTTTGTTCCATCATCTTGTTGACAATCTGTTTAAATTCCATTTTCAATCCCCCTTTCCTCTCCATATAGTATAAAGCGAATGGGCGAAAGTCGATAGCTTTTCAACCAGAGCTCACGCTAGCTCTGCCGCTGCCCGGGCGACTGCACTGCGGGCAAGAATCACAGGCAGCCCAGTCGCCGCTTGAGCCCGCTGTTTATGGGCATTTGTATAACCCATGCAGTCGAGGACGAGCAACGTAGCACCTTGTTCTTTTAAAGCTGCCGCCGCTCCTTCAATATCTGACGGCGCATAAGGCGTCGCCGCTTCTGAAACAAGAGGGAGATCGCCCCATTTGCCGGCCAGCTGTTGTATTTGTTCTTCTAAAGGCACAATCGCCCCAAGTGTGCCATCACCGATAACGGCTTGGACAAAATGGCAAAGAATTTTGTCAGGGAACAACAGCGTCTTTTCATGTTCAATCGTTGGGAAGTGGCCGGTGCAGACAATGATCGAGCTCGAGACGTGCTTCTCGACCTTTTGCAATTCCGCTTGCAAGTGTGGAAGCAACTTCTGCTTAGAAAGTTTAGCACTGTCCCCGTTCCTGAGGCGTGAGACATACGTCTGCTCATCAGGATCGGGAGCGAGCGCTTTTATTTGCTCAGGCGATAAAGAATCAAGAGCGCCTGCTTCTACAAACTCGACGTCAGCGCCAAGAAAGGGGCGCATTTCAGGGGTCATGTCCACGCGCGGCGACTGTCCAATTGTGACAAGCCCTATTTTTTTCATGTTACTTGCCCTTTCCCATCGTTTGCAGAACGTTCATTGATCCATACAAATGTTGCAAATGGGCGAATTCATTTTTATCGTAGAAACGCGTAGTTCCCGCCGTATATTCCTTCGCTGTCTCGATTGCAAACCGTACCGCTTGGGCAATGTCAACCTCATGACTAGCACCTGTGCCACAACCGGGCACAGCAGAAGTGGCTGTAATGGCGAGACCAACAACTGGCGCATTTGTCGCAACGGCAGGTTGGAGAATGGAATTGATATGGTAAACATCATTTCCATAAGGTGTAATGTCCTGTGTCGTAATCGCGAATGTAGACGGAAGGTCGCCTGTTGTCATTTCCATAATCCGCAAAAGGTCATCGCTAAACTTCAAAATATATCCTTCTTTAACTGTAGGCGAGATGGCGATCCCTTTATGTTTAATGATTTTATTGCCTTTCGTCGTGTCAATGGATAGAATCGCTTCCATTTCTGGCAGCACTTCATGTTTGTTCATTGTTAAAATGTCAACAGGAGAACCCATGAAATCGACTGGCTCATGTGGAACCGTTGGCGCATTTGGGCAAATATGTGTCGTGAGCAGCACATCTCCAGGAAGGCGATCGCCTTTTTCGGCCATCTCCGCTAACTTTAGCGCAGTGGCAACTGCTGCAACAGCGCCGTCTGCGTCAGAGACAAGCCCAATCCGGCTAGGGCGAGCACCAATCCCGCCAAGGCGACCGACGATTCCAAAAGTCGGCGCATTTCCGCCAGATTGTTTTCCGTTTGTGCCTTTGATCTGGATTTTCACAAAATCAGTCGAGCCTTGTTCACCAGTCACCGTTGTTGTTTCTGCTTTTGCATAAGTATATCCGCTAAATAACGCTGCTACTTTCTCGCCATTAATAGCAGGATCGTCTAACATTTCAACTATTTGCATCGTATACGTCAATGACATTTTCGATCTCTCCCTTATGTTTGTGTTTTTTTATATGCCTTCACACGATTGTCTTTTGGATAACGGGTTCAATCGTGCGCAGCAACCGTTCATTTTTCATCGTTGAGCTAAGAAGGAGCTCCGATTGCGGCACGCAAATGACCGCCAGTTTTTGGCCGTTCTTCACTTCAGCGCTTACGACAGGCTGCCCCGTGTCGGCATCAAATGTCATGATTAAATCAGGAAAAGTGCCTTTCCGTTCGCCGTTTTCTTCTAATGTCATAAATTCATTCCAAAAAGTCAGTTCAATTCCGTCCACATCCAAACGGCCGACATCAAACCCGCCTTCTGTTTTCAATTCAAAGCCGCTCACATGACCAACTTTGACAACACGGCCATGTAAAGCTGCTGTAACAGCCTCAATTTTGCTGCTGCCCTCTTTTTCTGTTAAAAAGGCTTTGCCGATTTCCATCGCTTTTGAAATGCCGCCGACTGCCCCATGTGCCTTTATATAAGCGACACTGACTGGATTGCGGACAACGCCCACCATTCCACCGGCCTCAACCGACATGCGGCGAATGACATTTCCGACATAGTCAAGCGTCCCGGAGACAAATCCGCTAATCGCACGGCTGCCAAACCCGCCAGCAGCTGCCTGGTACGATACATAATCTTGTTGCTCAGACAAGTTTAGCGCCCCCATTGCCCCGGTAGGGTGTGCTCGGCCGTTGCAAGGAGCGTCAATAACAGGCAGGCCAGTCAACGCTGCCTGAAGCCAGCCATTGACTGTCGTCGCTGCGCCATTTTCGTTGGTCATAATTGCTTTAATGGTGCCTGGATAATTTTTTTGCAACAATTCAACAGTCATGAGCAATTGGTTGTCGTCAACGTACTGGTCTTTGGCGGCCGGTGCGCCGACGAGGGAAACGCATACGGCTTCATCATCGTCGTTCAATTCATCAATGCTAATGAGCTCTACTGTGCCTTTCGCCAGAGCAGCCCGGCCTTTTTCAAGCCCCTGGGCGATCCAGCCGCCACCGCCGCCGCCAAGGATCGCCCCGCCGTAAACAGCTTGCTCAACCATCTCTGCTGTCAATACTGTTCGTGCCATACTCTCTCTCCTTCCAAATTACCGGGCTTTAAAGACAGAGCTAAAGAAACTATAAAGCGCATCTCCAGCAATGAATCCAGCTGCGGTTGTAAACATCGCCGACTCACCGGCTTCGCCTTTCCATTTCAAAATTACGATCCGTGCTAGTATGCCCACTAGAACGGCCCAACCAGCCCAAGGGTTCATAACTAGCAACCCAGTTGCTAGCATAATGCCAAGCTGGCGTTTAGCGCCGCCAATCAATTGAATGATCGCTCCAGGAATCGCCCAAATCAGCAAGTACTTTCCTGTTTCGCCAGCAATGCCTTCCTGTATCGTTGCTGTAAATACACGGTCAACAGGAGGAACCAAGTCCTGGGCAAAATACATCTGATGGAAAAGCAGCACCATCACAATCGCTACCACGAGCCCGATCATGCCCGCAATCAGCTGCAAGCGCCGGCCGTAGAGCTCTTGTTCCCAATTGGAGCGGCCTCTGATTAAAAATCCTGTCTTTAAATCAAATCCAAAATCGGCAAAAGCTGGTCCAGTAGCCGCCGTGTAACCGGTAAGCAACGCTAACGCGATTGGTGGAAAGCCGAGCATGATCCCGATTAACAGCACGATCAGCGTAACGGCAAAAGCAGGAAACCAGCCAGAGTGCATCGCAGCGACACCGACGATCATTTCTGAAACCAATGTCGCAAAAGCGGCAAAAAGAATAAATAGCACTAATTGACCGACTGACAATTCAGTATAGAGTCCCGCTAGAAAAGCAACGAGCATAGCGCCAATGACATAGGCAAGAAATCCAAAGCCAAATCCTTTTGCTACGTCAAGTTCACTGCGTGTATATACGTGATTAGTAGCCTGTTCTGATTTCTTCGTAATCGTACGCTTTTTGCTCGTTTGTCCTTTGACAATCGTATAAATGAACTGAAGCAGGGCAACGAGGCCAGCGCCGATCATCATCCCATGGGGAATGTAATAATCGTTGATATTAAAGTGAAACCATGGTTGTGAATAGCCGTTGATCAGCAAACCAATGCCAAACATCGACAGCGCCCAAATGTTGCCAATAAAAGCAACACCTAACGCTGACATAGGAATGCCTAACGCCGAACCGGCCAGCCCGCCAGCAATGCCGATGCCAAGGAATTTTGCCTTCTTTCCGCCTTCGTCTCCTGCACGGAGTGCTTCTGCCGTCGCAACGCCAGACGGCCATGCTTCATTGGCGCCAAACAGTTTGGAATCAAACACTTTGTATAAAATAAGGGCATCAATGATTAAAGCAAAACCTGCACCGACAAGCATCGGAAACACAAGTTCAGGCAGCCCCATTACGAAAGGTATGCCAATCGGGATAAGCAAACTGTTTGCTGCTCCAAATGTGGCCGCTGAAATTGTCGTCTGTACCAAGTTTTGCGTTTCCAGTTGGCGATAGCGATGGAACATTTGCATCGGAATACGCGCAATTAACATCGCAATCATTGCACCAATAATAGAAGTATTTGGTGTTACGCCAAGAGTAGTAATAATCTGCATACCGATAATCGCTCCGAAAACGGCAATTAATACGGAAAGCAAAATTAAAGTCCAGTCAAATGTGCGTTGTTTCATGTCATCTACCTCCTCTGGCGTATCATTGAATACGCCATGCCTTGTGCTTCAACTAAATCAATCACAGGCACTGCGAGTTCCTTTATAATGGTTTCTTTTAAATGAATGGTCGAATAGCCTGTACAAGCAAACAAGATAGCAGTCGCGCCTTGGTTAATAAGCTGCCGGGCCGATGAAATTGCTGCAGCTGTCGTTTCTTTTTTAAGCAAATCAGTAGTATTGGTGACACCGTCCGGGACAAGGTGGCCAACTAGCCGTTCGCCTAACACTGTCTCAATTGCTTCAGGTATTTTATTTGTTAAGCCAAGAACACCAATCTTGTCGCTGATCATGCATGCGGCATGCGCCCCAGCCTCGCCAGCACCTATAACTGGAATGGATACGGCTGCTCGGCTCACATCAAGCGCTGGATCAGCTGCACAGCTAATGGAAATCGCATCAATGTCGGCATCGGCCGCG is a genomic window of Shouchella clausii containing:
- a CDS encoding DUF1177 domain-containing protein, with the protein product MSLTYTMQIVEMLDDPAINGEKVAALFSGYTYAKAETTTVTGEQGSTDFVKIQIKGTNGKQSGGNAPTFGIVGRLGGIGARPSRIGLVSDADGAVAAVATALKLAEMAEKGDRLPGDVLLTTHICPNAPTVPHEPVDFMGSPVDILTMNKHEVLPEMEAILSIDTTKGNKIIKHKGIAISPTVKEGYILKFSDDLLRIMEMTTGDLPSTFAITTQDITPYGNDVYHINSILQPAVATNAPVVGLAITATSAVPGCGTGASHEVDIAQAVRFAIETAKEYTAGTTRFYDKNEFAHLQHLYGSMNVLQTMGKGK
- a CDS encoding OPT/YSL family transporter, with the translated sequence MKQRTFDWTLILLSVLIAVFGAIIGMQIITTLGVTPNTSIIGAMIAMLIARIPMQMFHRYRQLETQNLVQTTISAATFGAANSLLIPIGIPFVMGLPELVFPMLVGAGFALIIDALILYKVFDSKLFGANEAWPSGVATAEALRAGDEGGKKAKFLGIGIAGGLAGSALGIPMSALGVAFIGNIWALSMFGIGLLINGYSQPWFHFNINDYYIPHGMMIGAGLVALLQFIYTIVKGQTSKKRTITKKSEQATNHVYTRSELDVAKGFGFGFLAYVIGAMLVAFLAGLYTELSVGQLVLFILFAAFATLVSEMIVGVAAMHSGWFPAFAVTLIVLLIGIMLGFPPIALALLTGYTAATGPAFADFGFDLKTGFLIRGRSNWEQELYGRRLQLIAGMIGLVVAIVMVLLFHQMYFAQDLVPPVDRVFTATIQEGIAGETGKYLLIWAIPGAIIQLIGGAKRQLGIMLATGLLVMNPWAGWAVLVGILARIVILKWKGEAGESAMFTTAAGFIAGDALYSFFSSVFKAR
- a CDS encoding AroM family protein, which codes for MKKIGLVTIGQSPRVDMTPEMRPFLGADVEFVEAGALDSLSPEQIKALAPDPDEQTYVSRLRNGDSAKLSKQKLLPHLQAELQKVEKHVSSSIIVCTGHFPTIEHEKTLLFPDKILCHFVQAVIGDGTLGAIVPLEEQIQQLAGKWGDLPLVSEAATPYAPSDIEGAAAALKEQGATLLVLDCMGYTNAHKQRAQAATGLPVILARSAVARAAAELA
- a CDS encoding aspartate/glutamate racemase family protein, with translation MLGIVRVWTTEDEQLLQEHSVLLRQRMGIHSISDCIPDQPYGIYNQESKAAALPKITALVKEIAADADIDAISISCAADPALDVSRAAVSIPVIGAGEAGAHAACMISDKIGVLGLTNKIPEAIETVLGERLVGHLVPDGVTNTTDLLKKETTAAAISSARQLINQGATAILFACTGYSTIHLKETIIKELAVPVIDLVEAQGMAYSMIRQRR
- a CDS encoding DUF917 domain-containing protein, yielding MARTVLTAEMVEQAVYGGAILGGGGGGWIAQGLEKGRAALAKGTVELISIDELNDDDEAVCVSLVGAPAAKDQYVDDNQLLMTVELLQKNYPGTIKAIMTNENGAATTVNGWLQAALTGLPVIDAPCNGRAHPTGAMGALNLSEQQDYVSYQAAAGGFGSRAISGFVSGTLDYVGNVIRRMSVEAGGMVGVVRNPVSVAYIKAHGAVGGISKAMEIGKAFLTEKEGSSKIEAVTAALHGRVVKVGHVSGFELKTEGGFDVGRLDVDGIELTFWNEFMTLEENGERKGTFPDLIMTFDADTGQPVVSAEVKNGQKLAVICVPQSELLLSSTMKNERLLRTIEPVIQKTIV
- a CDS encoding aminopeptidase; the encoded protein is MEFKQIVNKMMEQNVKALGDEHVVVLADLEKEEIGRRVFDSLCDLGYAADFVLMQTRSRSGEEPPSTVADMMKAADICFCICQHSLTHTSARKSASSQGTKVLTMPGITMDMFTEGAMKADYTKVVALTESFTARLNKIDSAVIKTGPNGEYELFLNLNGRNGISSTGVFPGQGASGNLPSGESYIAPQIEGSYGQFWVDGSIAGIGKLSEPTLLTVKDGRLTSASGREGAKLLELLGDGDGRYIAEFGIGTNEAARVTGNILEDEKAYGTIHIAFGSSKTFGGTIEAGVHLDCVTLSPSVWLGDEHVLEKGKIVQ